In Pengzhenrongella sicca, a single genomic region encodes these proteins:
- a CDS encoding ABC transporter permease, with protein MSIAAALGTEAAAGPLGGAAPPAQRRARSGAYLLLIPGLAYLVVFFVLPVVALLATSLYVPVPGGDVGQFQPAFHWQNYTAALAEFWPQLVRSFAFALVATVAALLIGYPIAYVIAVKARGRSFLQGLLLVLLIAPFFTSFILRTVAWKQILADDAFVATALRWLHVLPADGRLTATAFAVVAGLTYNFLPFMALPIYASLERMDPRLIEAGGDLYANGPTTFWRVTLPLSMPGVVSGTLLTFIPASGDYVNSSLLGNPTSTVMIGQVIDSRFFRVSDYPTASALSVVLMVAILVLVGLYVRRAGTEDLV; from the coding sequence ATGAGCATCGCGGCGGCGCTCGGCACCGAGGCCGCGGCCGGCCCGCTCGGCGGCGCGGCGCCGCCAGCGCAGCGGCGCGCGCGCAGCGGCGCGTACCTGCTCCTGATCCCGGGCCTCGCCTACCTCGTCGTGTTCTTCGTGCTCCCCGTGGTGGCGCTGCTCGCGACCTCGTTGTACGTGCCGGTCCCGGGCGGCGACGTCGGCCAGTTCCAGCCGGCGTTCCACTGGCAGAACTACACCGCGGCGCTCGCGGAGTTCTGGCCCCAGCTCGTGCGCTCGTTCGCCTTCGCGCTCGTGGCGACCGTCGCCGCGCTGCTGATCGGCTACCCGATCGCCTACGTCATCGCCGTGAAGGCGCGCGGCAGGTCGTTCCTGCAGGGGCTGCTGCTCGTCCTGCTCATCGCGCCGTTCTTCACCAGCTTCATCCTGCGCACGGTCGCCTGGAAGCAGATCCTCGCCGACGACGCGTTCGTCGCCACCGCGCTGCGCTGGCTGCACGTGCTGCCGGCGGACGGCCGGCTCACCGCGACCGCGTTCGCGGTCGTCGCGGGGCTCACGTACAACTTCCTGCCGTTCATGGCGCTGCCCATCTATGCGAGCCTCGAGCGCATGGACCCGCGCCTGATCGAGGCGGGCGGCGACCTGTACGCGAACGGGCCGACGACCTTCTGGCGGGTCACGCTGCCGCTGTCGATGCCCGGCGTCGTCTCGGGGACGCTGCTCACGTTCATCCCGGCCTCGGGCGACTACGTCAACTCGAGCCTGCTCGGCAACCCGACGAGCACGGTGATGATCGGGCAGGTCATCGACTCGCGGTTCTTCCGGGTGTCCGACTACCCGACGGCGTCGGCGTTGTCCGTCGTGCTCATGGTCGCGATCCTCGTGCTCGTCGGCCTGTACGTCCGCCGCGCCGGGACGGAGGACCTCGTATGA
- a CDS encoding saccharopine dehydrogenase family protein, whose product MRILVIGSGGVGDAVARIAARRTFFELMVVADFDLGRAERTVAAALVRDETGALARDETAAPGPRFVAARVDASDAAAVESLAREHGATHVLNAVDPRFVLPVFTGALAAGADYLDMAMSLSRPHPERPYELTGVKLGDEQFAAHESVRAAGRLALVGMGVEPGLSNVFARYAVDHLFSEVDELGTRDGANLEVVGDDGEPIFAPSFSIWTTIEECLNPPVIWEAGRGWYTTAPFSEPEVFDFPGGIGPVECVHVEHEEVLLMPRFLTAKKVTFKYGLGEEFISVLRTLHTLGLDRTTPVRVKSADPAAPGAVAVSPRDVVAAVLPDPATLGDRMRGTTCAGLLVTGLGLDGRPREVYLHHLVDNAWSMREYGAQCVVWQTAVNPVVALELLATGVWSGAGVLGPEAFDAVPFLDLLAAPEPAGYGSPWSLQERPPS is encoded by the coding sequence GTGCGGATTCTCGTGATCGGCAGCGGTGGGGTGGGCGACGCGGTCGCCCGGATCGCGGCTCGGAGGACGTTCTTCGAGCTGATGGTGGTGGCGGACTTCGACCTGGGCCGCGCCGAGAGGACGGTTGCTGCTGCGCTCGTGCGCGATGAAACTGGCGCGCTCGCGCGCGATGAGACTGCCGCGCCCGGCCCGCGGTTCGTCGCGGCGCGGGTGGACGCCTCGGACGCCGCCGCCGTCGAGTCGCTCGCGCGCGAGCACGGCGCCACGCACGTGCTCAACGCCGTCGACCCGCGGTTCGTGCTGCCGGTGTTCACGGGAGCGCTCGCCGCCGGCGCCGACTACCTCGACATGGCCATGTCCCTGTCGCGCCCGCACCCGGAACGCCCCTACGAGCTGACCGGGGTCAAGCTCGGCGACGAGCAGTTCGCCGCGCACGAGTCGGTCCGCGCGGCGGGCAGGCTCGCGCTGGTCGGCATGGGCGTCGAGCCGGGACTGTCGAACGTGTTCGCGCGCTACGCCGTCGACCACCTGTTCTCGGAGGTCGACGAGCTCGGCACGCGCGACGGCGCCAACCTCGAGGTGGTCGGCGACGACGGCGAGCCGATCTTCGCGCCCTCGTTCTCGATCTGGACGACGATCGAGGAATGCCTCAACCCGCCCGTGATCTGGGAGGCGGGCCGCGGCTGGTACACCACGGCGCCGTTCTCCGAGCCTGAGGTGTTCGACTTCCCCGGCGGCATCGGCCCGGTGGAGTGCGTGCACGTCGAGCACGAGGAGGTGCTGCTGATGCCGCGCTTCCTCACCGCGAAGAAGGTCACCTTCAAGTACGGCTTGGGCGAGGAGTTCATCTCGGTGCTGCGCACCCTGCACACCCTCGGGCTCGACCGGACGACGCCCGTGCGGGTGAAGTCGGCCGACCCCGCCGCCCCCGGCGCCGTCGCGGTCAGCCCCCGCGACGTCGTCGCCGCCGTGCTGCCCGACCCGGCGACGCTGGGGGACCGGATGCGGGGCACCACGTGCGCGGGCCTGCTCGTGACCGGCCTCGGCCTCGACGGCCGCCCGCGCGAGGTCTACCTGCACCATCTGGTGGACAACGCCTGGTCGATGCGCGAGTACGGGGCGCAGTGCGTCGTCTGGCAGACCGCAGTCAACCCCGTCGTCGCGCTCGAGCTGCTCGCGACCGGCGTCTGGTCCGGGGCGGGAGTGCTCGGCCCGGAGGCGTTCGACGCGGTCCCGTTCCTCGACCTGTTGGCGGCCCCCGAACCGGCAGGCTACGGCTCCCCCTGGTCCCTCCAGGAGCGCCCCCCTTCCTGA
- a CDS encoding ABC transporter ATP-binding protein — translation MAGGPGTATDTPPAPQVATSSGADLEIAGVTKDFGTFLAVDDLTLTVPSGSFFALLGPSGCGKTTTLRMVAGLEHPTAGSISIGGVDMTARKAYQRPVNTVFQSYALFPHLTVLENVAFGLRRTKVPDAVARAGEGLDLVELRHLADRRPAQLSGGQQQRVALARALVNNPAVLLLDEPLGALDLKLRRQMQVELKRIQTEVGLTFVHVTHDQEEAMTMADTVAVMNAGRIEQMGPPEQLYELPRTAFVANFLGQSNLLPGVVVESRDGWLGVDVAGTRLVVPGARAVSTSGSVLVGVRPEKVLLLAGGEEPAPDANVIGPGTVADVSFSGVSTQYQVDVPGLGTLGVFAQNLAGGARVAVGDRVRLAWAPGFTFGLDGDDDASAGA, via the coding sequence GTGGCCGGCGGGCCGGGCACGGCGACGGACACGCCGCCCGCGCCCCAGGTCGCGACGTCGTCGGGCGCCGACCTCGAGATCGCCGGTGTCACGAAGGACTTCGGCACGTTCCTCGCCGTCGACGACCTGACCCTGACCGTGCCGTCGGGCTCGTTCTTCGCGCTGCTCGGCCCGTCCGGCTGCGGCAAGACGACCACGCTGCGGATGGTCGCGGGGCTCGAGCACCCGACGGCGGGCTCGATCTCGATCGGCGGCGTCGACATGACGGCGCGCAAGGCGTACCAGCGCCCCGTGAACACGGTGTTCCAGAGCTACGCGCTGTTCCCGCACCTGACGGTGCTCGAGAACGTCGCGTTCGGGCTGCGCCGCACGAAGGTGCCCGACGCCGTCGCCCGCGCCGGGGAGGGCCTGGACCTCGTCGAGCTGCGCCACCTCGCGGACCGCAGGCCCGCGCAGCTCTCGGGCGGCCAGCAGCAACGCGTCGCGCTCGCCCGCGCGCTCGTGAACAACCCCGCCGTGCTGCTCCTGGACGAGCCGCTCGGCGCGCTCGACCTCAAGCTGCGCCGCCAGATGCAGGTCGAGCTTAAGCGGATCCAGACCGAGGTCGGCCTGACGTTCGTGCACGTCACGCACGACCAGGAGGAGGCCATGACGATGGCCGACACCGTCGCGGTGATGAACGCCGGCCGGATCGAGCAGATGGGGCCGCCGGAGCAGCTGTACGAGCTGCCGCGCACGGCGTTCGTCGCGAACTTCCTCGGGCAGTCGAACCTGCTCCCGGGCGTCGTCGTCGAGTCCCGCGACGGGTGGCTCGGCGTCGACGTCGCGGGCACCCGGCTGGTCGTGCCCGGCGCCCGCGCGGTGAGCACCTCGGGGTCGGTGCTGGTCGGGGTCCGCCCCGAGAAGGTGCTGCTGCTCGCCGGCGGCGAGGAGCCCGCACCGGATGCCAACGTGATCGGGCCGGGCACCGTCGCTGATGTGTCCTTCTCCGGCGTCAGCACGCAGTACCAGGTCGACGTGCCGGGCCTGGGCACGCTCGGGGTGTTCGCGCAGAACCTCGCCGGCGGGGCGCGCGTCGCGGTGGGGGACCGGGTCCGGCTCGCCTGGGCGCCGGGGTTCACCTTCGGCCTCGACGGCGACGACGACGCGTCGGCCGGCGCATGA
- a CDS encoding ABC transporter permease, which produces MSRRRHWSLGDAIVPVFATLAFAYLLVPIAYTVAFSFNDAGKSNLVWRGFSLRAWQHPCGAPQVCQSLVNSLTVGVIATAVATVLGTLIAIALVRYRFRGRSAANLLIFLPMSTPEVVLGAALLAQFLSLRVQPGFGTVVVAHVMFCISFVVVTVKARVASLDPRLEEAAADLYASAWLAFWKVTFPLLVPGIAAAALLAFSLSFDDFIITNFNSGSFTTFPKFVYVSATRGIPPQANVIGSMMFFLALALVIGVQVVSSARRRRAAAVG; this is translated from the coding sequence ATGAGCCGGCGGCGGCACTGGTCCCTCGGGGACGCGATCGTCCCCGTGTTCGCGACGCTCGCGTTCGCCTACCTGCTCGTGCCGATCGCGTACACCGTCGCGTTCTCGTTCAACGACGCGGGCAAGTCGAACCTCGTGTGGCGCGGCTTCTCGCTGCGCGCCTGGCAGCACCCGTGCGGCGCCCCGCAGGTGTGCCAGTCGCTCGTGAACTCGCTCACGGTCGGCGTCATCGCGACGGCGGTCGCCACGGTGCTCGGGACGCTCATCGCGATCGCGCTCGTCCGCTACCGGTTCCGGGGCCGCTCGGCCGCGAACCTGCTGATCTTCCTGCCGATGTCGACCCCCGAGGTCGTGCTCGGCGCGGCGCTGCTCGCGCAGTTCCTGTCGCTGCGGGTGCAGCCGGGCTTCGGGACCGTCGTCGTCGCCCACGTGATGTTCTGCATCTCGTTCGTGGTGGTCACGGTCAAGGCGCGCGTGGCGAGCCTCGATCCCCGGCTCGAGGAGGCCGCGGCCGACCTGTACGCCTCGGCCTGGCTCGCGTTCTGGAAGGTCACCTTCCCGCTGCTGGTCCCGGGGATCGCCGCCGCCGCGCTGCTGGCGTTCTCGCTGAGCTTCGACGACTTCATCATCACGAACTTCAACTCGGGGAGCTTCACGACGTTCCCGAAGTTCGTCTACGTCTCGGCGACCCGCGGCATCCCGCCGCAGGCGAACGTCATCGGCTCGATGATGTTCTTCCTCGCCCTCGCGCTGGTCATCGGCGTGCAGGTCGTCTCGTCGGCCCGTCGGCGCAGGGCCGCGGCCGTGGGCTGA
- a CDS encoding NAD-dependent epimerase/dehydratase family protein has protein sequence MRVLVLGGNGWVGRLVAEGALARGHEVTCLARGTAGAPPTGAVVVRADRDGPDAYRDVVGTAWDAVLDVSRQPGHVRRACAALSGSAATFAFVSSSSVYAGAATPGDAEDADLLPALAGDVLTSMDDYGQAKVACEQHVLDAFGPERSLLARCGLIGGPGDESDRTGYWPARFDRPAAADGSVLVPDVPELGTQVLDVRDLAAWLVGAVERALAGIFNVAGETVRLPDHLAVARSVAGHVGPVVHASPDWLIAHDVEPWAGPRSLPLWLPWPEYAGFAARSTAAARAAGLVTRSLAQTLADTLAWERARPEPENRRAGLTRPAERALLALDPPRSGRI, from the coding sequence ATGAGGGTGCTCGTGCTGGGGGGGAATGGGTGGGTTGGGCGGCTCGTGGCGGAGGGCGCGCTTGCTCGCGGGCATGAGGTCACGTGCCTCGCGCGGGGGACTGCGGGGGCCCCGCCGACCGGCGCCGTCGTCGTCCGCGCCGACCGCGACGGGCCGGACGCGTACCGCGACGTCGTCGGGACGGCGTGGGACGCGGTGCTCGACGTGTCCCGCCAGCCCGGACACGTCCGGCGCGCGTGCGCGGCGCTGTCCGGCAGCGCGGCGACCTTCGCGTTCGTGTCGTCCAGCAGCGTCTATGCCGGTGCCGCGACGCCGGGGGACGCCGAGGACGCCGATCTCCTGCCCGCGCTCGCGGGCGACGTGCTGACGAGCATGGACGACTACGGCCAGGCCAAGGTCGCGTGCGAGCAGCACGTGCTCGACGCGTTCGGTCCGGAGCGCTCGCTCCTCGCCCGCTGCGGCCTGATCGGCGGCCCGGGCGACGAGTCGGACCGGACCGGGTACTGGCCTGCCCGTTTCGACCGGCCGGCCGCGGCCGACGGCAGCGTCCTGGTGCCCGATGTGCCCGAACTCGGCACCCAGGTGCTCGACGTGCGCGACCTCGCGGCGTGGCTGGTCGGCGCCGTTGAGCGCGCGCTGGCGGGGATCTTCAACGTCGCCGGCGAGACGGTCCGCCTGCCCGACCACCTCGCCGTCGCGCGGTCGGTCGCGGGCCACGTCGGGCCGGTCGTCCACGCGAGCCCGGACTGGCTGATCGCCCACGACGTCGAACCCTGGGCCGGGCCCCGCTCCCTGCCGCTGTGGCTGCCGTGGCCCGAGTACGCGGGCTTCGCGGCGCGCAGCACCGCGGCGGCGCGCGCGGCCGGGCTGGTGACGCGCTCGCTCGCGCAGACACTCGCGGACACCCTCGCCTGGGAACGCGCCCGCCCCGAGCCCGAGAACCGCCGCGCGGGCCTCACCCGCCCGGCGGAACGAGCCCTCCTTGCCCTGGACCCCCCACGTTCGGGCCGAATCTGA